From Candidatus Woesearchaeota archaeon, the proteins below share one genomic window:
- a CDS encoding M20/M25/M40 family metallo-hydrolase, with the protein MDKTPVEECVALTKKLMHYQTTEEQHDEFTHCITFLKQYFAATPLVVKEFHSNKKPSLFISFDGKKHQKLLLNGHLDVVAGDDTQFLPTVSNGKLWGRGSSDMKAALAIMVVLLKTMAQQQKHPKVGLMIVSDEEIGGHHGTEYLLNKGYAGDFVITGEPTSLGIETRHKGILQVKVTACGRSCHACRPWLGENAIEKLFFQYSTFCKRVGTTAHQANEWLPSVNVTNIFAQGPVNVTPEKAEMILDIRTTENVTNKQMMQLMKEIGFTVAVLQDSSLMINDEHDHHITSLQKIATKILGTKVSLIRSSGGSDTRYFTTQGIAGVNFGPVGKNHHQSNEYLEIKSIAPYYHILEQYIHKHCFS; encoded by the coding sequence ATGGACAAAACTCCTGTTGAAGAATGTGTAGCATTAACAAAGAAATTGATGCATTATCAGACTACTGAAGAACAGCATGATGAGTTTACCCATTGCATTACCTTTCTTAAACAGTATTTTGCTGCAACTCCTCTTGTTGTCAAGGAATTTCACTCAAACAAAAAACCGTCCCTCTTTATAAGTTTCGATGGAAAAAAACACCAAAAACTTCTCTTGAATGGTCATCTTGATGTTGTTGCAGGAGATGATACCCAATTTCTCCCTACGGTTAGCAATGGAAAACTCTGGGGAAGAGGAAGTTCTGATATGAAGGCAGCGCTCGCTATTATGGTTGTTCTTCTTAAAACAATGGCACAGCAACAAAAACATCCGAAGGTAGGTTTAATGATTGTTTCCGACGAAGAGATTGGTGGTCATCACGGTACTGAGTATCTGCTAAACAAAGGATATGCAGGAGATTTTGTTATTACTGGAGAACCAACCAGTCTGGGGATAGAGACAAGGCATAAAGGCATTCTTCAAGTGAAAGTAACTGCCTGTGGAAGATCTTGCCATGCATGCCGTCCTTGGCTGGGTGAAAATGCGATTGAAAAACTCTTTTTTCAGTACTCTACTTTTTGCAAACGCGTAGGTACAACTGCACACCAAGCTAATGAATGGTTACCCTCGGTCAATGTAACAAACATTTTTGCACAAGGTCCAGTTAATGTAACTCCTGAAAAAGCAGAAATGATTCTTGATATCAGGACAACAGAAAACGTTACGAATAAGCAGATGATGCAACTCATGAAAGAGATTGGCTTCACGGTTGCAGTTCTTCAAGATAGCTCTTTGATGATCAATGATGAGCATGATCATCACATCACTTCTTTACAAAAAATAGCAACAAAAATCCTTGGCACAAAAGTAAGCTTGATAAGGAGTTCAGGAGGTTCTGATACGAGATATTTTACTACTCAAGGAATAGCTGGTGTTAATTTTGGTCC